A portion of the Chiloscyllium punctatum isolate Juve2018m chromosome 5, sChiPun1.3, whole genome shotgun sequence genome contains these proteins:
- the LOC140476894 gene encoding leucine-rich glioma-inactivated protein 1-like, whose product MGYAAKRIFFFLWMVYVLLLIESKTSKQLRCPGGCTCSKDNALCENRKSIPHNFPPGVVSLSFAKSGFSEIPQGSFLHMPSLQLLLFTSNSFDTVGDDAFLGLSQLKYLFVENNKIQSISRHAFRGLKSLIHLSLANNNLKTLPKDVFKGLDALTNVDLRGNSFHCDCKLKWLVAWLSSTNATVDQIDCASPAEYQDDKINNLSLKEFDCITTEFVLDQSLQFQSLSIEAFTFMNDAHVVIAQPIVGKCSFFEWDHVEMVFRNYDNIIGSSTVFCKPLIIDAQLFVIVAQLFGGSHIYKRDSFSNKLIKMQDVDNFKIRKPNDIETFEIEGERYFVIADTSKAGSTTVYKWNGNGFYSHQSLHSWFRDTDVEYLEIANKPHLILSSSSQRPVIFQWSKSQKEFVWRTDIPDMEDVYAVKHFVVNDDLYICLNRFIGDSKMMKWENSRFVVKQSFPSRGAMVFQPLRVNNWQYAILGSDYSFTQIYRWENNKEKFVKFQELNIQAPRSFTFVVTDNREFMFSSSFKGNTQIYKHITIDLSTI is encoded by the exons ATGGGATATGCCGCGAAAAGAATTTTCTTCTTCTTGTGGATGGTGTATGTGTTGCTGTTAATCGAGTCGAAGACATCCAAGCAGCTGAGATGTCCCGGGGGGTGCACTTGCTCCAAGGATAATGCTTTGTGCGAAAATAGAAAATCCATTCCTCACAATTTTCCTCCTGGTGTAGTTTCCTT GTCGTTTGCGAAGTCTGGTTTCAGTGAAATCCCACAAGGCAGCTTTTTACACATGCCTTCCCTGCAGCTCCT CTTGTTCACTTCAAACTCTTTTGACACTGTTGGAGATGATGCCTTTCTTGGTCTTTCTCAACTCAAATACCT GTTTGTAGAAAACAACAAAATCCAATCCATCTCAAGGCATGCATTTCGAGGACTCAAGTCTCTAATTCACCT AAGCTTGGCAAATAACAACCTTAAGACACTTCCAAAGGATGTATTCAAAGGGCTGGATGCCTTGACTAATGT AGATCTTAGAGGGAATTCTTTTCATTGTGATTGCAAACTGAAATGGCTAGTGGCTTGGTTAAGCAGCACAAATGCAACGGTTGATCAGATTGACTGTGCCAGTCCGGCAGAGTATCAGGATGATAAAATTAATAATCTCTCACTGAAGGAATTCGACTGCATAACTACAG aATTTGTCCTTGATCAGTCTCTACAGTTTCAGTCCCTTTCCATTGAAGCCTTCACTTTCATGAATGATGCCCATGTTGTTATTGCTCAACCTATCGTGGGGAAGTGCAGCTTTTTTGAATGGGATCATGTGGAGATGGTTTTCAGAAATTATGACAACATTATTG GCAGCTCCACTGTGTTTTGCAAACCACTGATCATTGATGCTCAGCTGTTTGTTATTGTGGCCCAGCTGTTTGGTGGCTCCCATATCTACAAAAGGGATAGTTTTTCCAACAAGTTGATCAAGATGCAAGACGTggacaacttcaaaatcagaAAACCCAATGACATTGAAACATTTGAAATAGAAGGAGAGAGGTACTTTGTGATTGCAGACACATCAAAGGCTGGGTCAACTACTGTGTACAAGTGGAATGGGAATGGCTTCTACTCCCATCAGAGTCTACATTCTTGGTTCAGAGACACAGATGTGGAATACCTTGAAATAGCTAACAAGCCACATTTAATCTTGTCAAGTAGCTCCCAACGTCCTGTCATCTTCCAGTGGAGTAAAAGTCAGAAGGAGTTTGTGTGGCGCACGGATATCCCAGACATGGAAGATGTGTATGCAGTAAAACATTTTGTTGTCAATGATGATCTCTACATTTGCCTGAACAGATTCATAGGTGACTCCAAAATGATGAAATGGGAGAACTCCCGGTTTGTGGTGAAACAGTCCTTTCCTTCCCGTGGTGCCATGGTTTTTCAACCCCTCAGAGTAAACAACTGGCAATACGCTATCCTTGGGAGTGACTACTCCTTCACCCAGATCTACCGCTGGGAAAACAATAAAGAGAAATTTGTAAAATTCCAAGAACTAAACATCCAGGCTCCGCGATCATTTACATTTGTGGTGACAGACAATCGTGAGTTCATGTTCAGCTCAAGTTTCAAAGGAAATACACAAATATATAAACATATCACCATTGATTTGAGCACAATATGA